A region of Lycium barbarum isolate Lr01 chromosome 3, ASM1917538v2, whole genome shotgun sequence DNA encodes the following proteins:
- the LOC132630622 gene encoding probable L-type lectin-domain containing receptor kinase S.7 has protein sequence MGNLSAFRYLIVLVFYFCFYLRSIQSEEQDFSFDFENFGKDSNFESQFALYGDAKVVNGGGIQMSGSMGFSAGRILNKNPIKLLEKNPRKMVSFSMHFVFSLSSENGDGFAFVMVPVGYPFDEFDGGSFGLLGVRKMKFLAVEFDTFMDEKYGDVNGNHVGVDLSSFMSVKVSNVSLGLMNSGEKIQSWIDYEASSKRLEVRLSKLGDIRSLNPLLSCFIDLPAMFKDDELFVWLSSSSGNSTQKCNIYSWGFKTRTAPHWMHSEPLDPQSFGEEKKEEMKVHSKSDCALRILGALLFGTGCGALGAFIVIIVWTLLGSRRPVAPEDSAEVMEHNSKEFDGYKKFKVVVVDNAIKDGK, from the coding sequence ATGGGTAATTTATCAGCTTTCAGGTACCTTATAGTGCTAGTGTTTTACTTTTGTTTTTACTTGAGAAGTATTCAATCTGAGGAACAAGatttttcatttgattttgagAATTTTGGTAAAGATTCAAACTTTGAGTCTCAGTTTGCACTTTATGGTGATGCTAAGGTTGTTAATGGTGGTGGTATACAAATGAGTGGTTCAATGGGTTTTAGTGCtggaagaatcttgaataaaaacCCCATTAAGCTACTTGAGAAAAATCCAAGAAAAATGGTGTCTTTTTCAATGCATTTTGTGTTTTCATTGTCAAGTGAAAATGGGGATGGATTTGCTTTTGTGATGGTACCTGTTGGTTATCCTTTTGATGAGTTCGATGGTGGGTCGTTTGGGCTATTGGGTGTCAGAAAAATGAAGTTTCTTGCAGTAGAATTTGATACATTTATGGATGAGAAATATGGTGATGTGAATGGAAACCATGTTGGTGTTGATTTAAGCAGCTTTATGTCTGTTAAAGTGAGCAATGTTAGTTTGGGGTTGATGAATAGTGGTGAAAAGATTCAATCTTGGATTGATTATGAAGCAAGTTCAAAGAGATTAGAAGTGAGGTTAAGCAAATTAGGTGACATTAGATCTCTTAATCCATTGCTTTCTTGCTTTATTGATTTGCCAGCTATGTTTAAAGATGATGAATTGTTTGTGTGGTTAAGTTCCTCAAGTGGGAATTCCACTCAAAAATGCAATATCTACTCATGGGGATTTAAAACAAGAACTGCACCACACTGGATGCATTCTGAGCCATTGGATCCACAATCATTTGGagaggaaaaaaaagaagaaatgaaAGTACATAGTAAAAGTGATTGTGCTTTGAGAATTCTTGGTGCTTTGTTATTTGGTACTGGCTGTGGTGCATTAGGTGCATTCATTGTGATAATTGTATGGACCTTATTAGGTAGTAGAAGGCCAGTGGCACCAGAGGATTCTGCTGAAGTAATGGAACATAATAGTAAGGAATTTGATGGGTACAAAAAGTTCAAAGTAGTAGTTGTAGATAATGCCATCAAAGATGGTAAGTAA